The following proteins are encoded in a genomic region of Bradyrhizobium sp. SK17:
- a CDS encoding LLM class flavin-dependent oxidoreductase has translation MPVEFIGFITNNNASETIVRTGPVLDPPYVETVAKAHELAGFDRALLAFHSTTPDALQVAQHVLTITKQLKVMIAQRPGFTAPTLLARQLATLDQFYGGRVSLHVITGGNAIELRQDGNTLDDKDERYARTSEFLDVVRLEWTSEKPFNYSGKYYNVENGFSQVKPLQKGGIYTFVGGGSDAAVEVAGKHADTFALWGESYAQVRDVTARVRAAAAKNGRPTPRFSLSVRPILADTEEKAWAKAEHILERATALQDQTGYRRPNHATDGAKRLLALADQGQRIDKRLWTEIAKLTGANSNTTALVGTPEQVAEVFADYYDLGVSHFLIRGFDPLVDAIDYGRELIPLTRKLIAARDEQRGIAAE, from the coding sequence CATGAGCTCGCCGGTTTCGACCGGGCGCTATTGGCATTCCACTCGACCACGCCGGACGCCTTGCAGGTCGCGCAGCATGTGCTCACGATCACCAAGCAGCTCAAGGTGATGATCGCGCAACGGCCGGGCTTCACCGCGCCGACGCTCCTGGCGCGCCAGCTCGCGACGCTGGACCAGTTCTATGGCGGCCGCGTTTCGTTGCACGTGATCACCGGCGGCAACGCCATCGAGCTGCGCCAGGATGGCAACACGCTCGACGACAAGGACGAGCGCTACGCCCGCACCAGCGAATTCCTCGACGTGGTGCGGCTGGAATGGACCAGCGAGAAGCCGTTCAACTACAGCGGCAAGTATTACAACGTCGAGAACGGCTTCTCGCAGGTGAAGCCGTTGCAGAAGGGCGGCATCTACACCTTCGTCGGCGGCGGTTCGGATGCCGCGGTCGAGGTCGCCGGCAAGCACGCCGACACCTTCGCGCTGTGGGGGGAATCCTACGCCCAGGTGCGCGACGTCACCGCGCGGGTGCGCGCGGCCGCGGCCAAAAATGGCCGGCCGACGCCGCGCTTCAGCCTGTCGGTGCGGCCGATCCTGGCCGACACCGAAGAGAAGGCGTGGGCGAAGGCGGAGCACATCCTGGAGCGCGCCACCGCGTTGCAGGACCAGACCGGCTACCGTCGTCCCAACCACGCGACCGACGGCGCCAAGCGGCTGCTGGCGCTCGCCGATCAGGGCCAGCGCATCGACAAGCGGCTGTGGACCGAGATCGCAAAGCTCACCGGCGCCAACAGCAACACCACGGCGCTGGTCGGCACGCCCGAGCAGGTCGCCGAGGTATTTGCCGATTACTACGATCTCGGCGTCAGCCACTTCCTGATCCGCGGCTTCGATCCGCTGGTCGATGCCATCGACTATGGCCGCGAGCTGATCCCGCTGACCCGCAAGCTGATCGCTGCGCGCGATGAGCAACGGGGGATTGCCGCAGAATGA
- a CDS encoding ABC transporter substrate-binding protein, whose amino-acid sequence MIRLIVAAALALAAIDAAFAQATLRVGDQKGNSQAVMEAAGVLKDVPYKIEWKEFAAAAPLLEALGAGAIDTGLVGDAPFTFAAAAKIPVKAIAAVRQSRDGLAVLVPENSAIKSFDDLRGKKIATGRGSIGHQLILAALESRGWQAADVQIVFLAPSDAKVAYTQGSVDAWSTWEPYVSQEEVLFKSRRVITADGITPGLGFQVATPDAIKGKRAELEDFVRRLAAARAWSQNNVEGYAATWGRLMNIPPAVPLNWLTRARIRIAPIDDSVVADEQKTIDLYDRWGLIRQKINAADIVDRSFAAAVEKGAGL is encoded by the coding sequence ATGATCCGTCTCATCGTCGCGGCGGCGCTCGCGCTCGCCGCCATCGACGCGGCCTTCGCGCAGGCCACGCTGCGCGTCGGCGACCAGAAGGGCAATTCGCAGGCCGTGATGGAAGCGGCCGGCGTGCTCAAGGACGTGCCCTACAAGATCGAATGGAAGGAGTTCGCCGCCGCCGCGCCGCTGCTGGAAGCGCTTGGCGCGGGCGCGATCGACACCGGCCTGGTCGGCGACGCCCCGTTCACCTTCGCCGCGGCCGCCAAAATCCCGGTCAAGGCGATCGCGGCCGTGCGCCAGTCGCGCGACGGGCTTGCGGTGTTGGTGCCGGAAAACTCGGCGATCAAGAGCTTCGACGACCTGCGTGGCAAGAAGATCGCGACCGGCCGCGGCTCGATCGGCCATCAGCTGATCCTGGCGGCGCTGGAATCCAGGGGTTGGCAGGCAGCCGACGTACAGATCGTGTTCCTCGCGCCGTCGGACGCCAAGGTCGCCTACACGCAAGGCTCGGTCGATGCCTGGTCGACCTGGGAGCCTTACGTGAGCCAGGAAGAGGTGCTGTTCAAGTCACGCCGCGTCATCACCGCAGACGGCATCACGCCCGGCCTCGGCTTCCAGGTCGCGACGCCGGACGCGATCAAGGGCAAGCGCGCCGAGCTCGAGGATTTCGTGCGCCGGCTCGCGGCCGCGCGGGCATGGTCGCAGAACAATGTCGAGGGCTATGCCGCGACCTGGGGCAGGCTGATGAACATCCCGCCCGCGGTGCCGTTGAACTGGCTGACCCGGGCCAGGATCCGCATCGCGCCGATCGACGACAGCGTGGTGGCCGACGAGCAGAAGACCATCGACCTCTACGATCGCTGGGGCCTGATCCGGCAGAAGATCAACGCCGCCGACATCGTCGATCGATCGTTTGCCGCCGCTGTCGAGAAGGGCGCGGGGCTATAG
- a CDS encoding CmcJ/NvfI family oxidoreductase — translation MGLQETRIESLPFVTAELNYLAPTPGKPRTYAFDPPPGEPKSTALPEAHNVPIFDGRLIADSFSLDREGFALVKHPTSVKDYYDDNEVRNVYYPAVEAFLKATLKADRVFIFDHTVRKRVEGAADIRGGGPRQPATRVHVDQTAISGHNRVFEHLPNEAEQLVKGRVQVINLWRPIRGPLRDSPLAMADGTTIAPEDLIASDLIYPNRSGETYSVKYNPNHRWFYIPEMTPDEAILLKCYDSATDGRTRFGPHTAFVDPTTPADAAPRESIELRTLVFHKQ, via the coding sequence ATGGGCCTTCAAGAAACTCGCATCGAGTCGCTGCCGTTTGTGACCGCTGAACTGAACTATCTCGCGCCGACGCCGGGCAAGCCCCGGACCTACGCTTTCGACCCGCCGCCCGGCGAACCCAAATCCACCGCGCTGCCCGAAGCCCACAATGTTCCGATCTTCGACGGGCGCCTGATCGCCGACAGCTTCTCGCTCGACCGCGAAGGCTTTGCGCTGGTCAAGCATCCGACCAGCGTGAAGGACTATTACGACGACAATGAAGTCCGCAACGTCTACTACCCGGCGGTCGAGGCGTTCCTGAAGGCGACGCTGAAGGCCGATCGCGTCTTCATCTTCGATCACACCGTGCGCAAGCGCGTCGAGGGCGCTGCCGACATCCGCGGCGGCGGACCGCGCCAGCCCGCGACCCGGGTCCATGTCGACCAGACCGCGATCTCCGGCCACAACCGGGTGTTCGAACACCTGCCTAACGAGGCCGAGCAACTGGTCAAGGGCCGCGTCCAGGTGATCAATCTGTGGCGTCCGATCCGCGGTCCGTTGCGCGATTCACCGCTCGCGATGGCCGACGGCACCACGATCGCGCCGGAAGATCTGATCGCCTCCGACCTGATCTATCCGAACCGCAGCGGCGAGACCTATTCGGTGAAATACAATCCGAACCACCGCTGGTTCTACATCCCCGAGATGACGCCGGACGAGGCGATCCTGCTGAAATGCTACGACTCGGCGACCGACGGCCGGACCCGCTTTGGGCCGCACACCGCGTTCGTCGACCCGACCACGCCGGCCGACGCCGCGCCGCGCGAGAGCATCGAGCTGCGTACGCTTGTGTTCCATAAGCAATAG
- a CDS encoding MFS transporter encodes MDGVVTKEEAGIGFRALVLALLALASGHMLSTLLRTIPAISLDLMARDFGTSPQALASLTSIYHFSFAASQIPVGAAMDRFGVRPVSLGLLTGTVVGTLVSALATGPASFVLGQLMLGVATSGMLMCPMTLAAKQMSAAKFGLWSGLILSIGNIGMLLSASPLAFVVDQLGWRAGFWLSAGFGIVVLIAVFALVPRQPAAHADESSPLRQMAEVLRLGLSRGLRGLIALSLVSLGASLVLRGLWAGPWLMDVKGLSRIEAGNVLGLFTLAMIVGPACIGAFDRKFGHRRTVVAATHAVAALLLVVMAGGAPHFPVSNLFGVAVMPTRYDLVLLILIGLVTSAQPLIYGMTRQLVDAQNTGKALSSVNLAFFLGAALLQSSTAGVAALFGLPAVLLFIAAALLIGTALFWVYTSTAATVR; translated from the coding sequence ATGGACGGCGTGGTGACGAAGGAAGAGGCGGGGATCGGTTTCCGCGCCCTGGTTCTTGCGCTTCTGGCATTGGCCTCCGGCCATATGCTGTCGACATTGCTGCGAACCATCCCGGCGATCAGCCTCGATTTGATGGCGCGGGATTTCGGCACCTCGCCGCAGGCGCTGGCGAGCCTGACCTCGATCTATCATTTCTCCTTTGCCGCCTCGCAGATCCCGGTCGGCGCCGCCATGGACCGCTTCGGCGTGCGGCCGGTGTCGCTCGGCCTGCTCACCGGCACCGTGGTCGGAACGCTGGTCTCGGCGCTGGCCACCGGTCCCGCGAGCTTCGTGCTCGGCCAGTTGATGCTCGGCGTCGCCACCTCGGGCATGCTGATGTGCCCGATGACGCTCGCCGCCAAGCAGATGTCGGCGGCGAAGTTCGGCCTGTGGTCCGGCCTGATCCTGTCGATCGGCAATATCGGCATGCTGTTGTCGGCGAGCCCGCTGGCCTTCGTGGTCGATCAGTTGGGCTGGCGCGCCGGCTTCTGGCTTTCGGCCGGCTTCGGCATCGTCGTGCTGATCGCGGTGTTCGCGCTGGTGCCGCGCCAGCCGGCGGCGCATGCCGATGAATCCTCGCCGCTGCGGCAGATGGCCGAGGTGCTGCGGCTCGGGCTGTCGCGCGGTCTGCGCGGCCTGATCGCGCTGTCGCTGGTGTCGCTCGGCGCCTCGCTGGTGCTGCGCGGCCTGTGGGCCGGGCCGTGGCTGATGGATGTGAAGGGTCTGAGCCGCATCGAGGCCGGCAATGTGCTTGGCCTGTTCACGCTGGCGATGATCGTCGGCCCAGCCTGTATCGGTGCCTTCGATCGCAAGTTCGGGCATCGCCGTACCGTGGTGGCGGCAACCCATGCGGTCGCCGCTTTGTTGCTGGTCGTGATGGCAGGCGGCGCGCCGCATTTCCCGGTCTCCAACCTGTTCGGCGTTGCCGTGATGCCGACGCGGTATGACCTGGTGCTGCTGATCCTGATCGGGCTGGTGACGTCGGCGCAGCCCTTGATCTACGGCATGACGCGGCAGCTGGTCGATGCCCAGAACACCGGCAAGGCGCTGTCCTCGGTCAATCTTGCGTTCTTCCTGGGCGCCGCGCTGCTGCAATCGAGCACCGCCGGCGTCGCGGCGCTGTTCGGGCTGCCCGCGGTGCTGCTGTTCATCGCGGCCGCGCTGCTGATCGGGACTGCGCTGTTTTGGGTCTATACCTCGACGGCGGCGACGGTAAGATAG